The Microbacter margulisiae genomic sequence CTTGGCGGTCAGGGAGCTCCCCTTGTACCGGTTGGTGACCAGCTTCTCTTTTCCGGTTATGAGGCCTGCCTCAATTTGGGAGGCATTTCCAATATTTCGTACAACCGCGACGGGAAACGGGTAGCATATGATATCTCTTTGTGTAATATCCCCCTCAATTACCTTGCCCGTCAGTTGGGAAAAGAGTATGACCACAACGGTGAAGAGGCCCGGGCGGGCGTTGTCAACCCTACCCTGTTCCAGGCTATGAACCGGCAGGACTATTTCAAGGAGCAAGGCCCGAAATCATTGGGAAAAGAATGGTTTGTAGATATATTCCGTCCTTTGCTCGACGAATACAATCTGCCGGTGCAGGATAAACTCCGCACAACCGTTGAGCATATCGCCTTTCAAATCACCCGTGACCTTGCATCATTGCCACAGGGTAAAATTCTAATCACAGGCGGCGGCGCATTCAATGCCTTTTTAATTGAACAGATGCAACAACTGACCCATCACCGGTTGTTTGTGCCCGATGCATTGCTGGTAAACTATAAAGAAGCCCTGGCCTTTGCATTTCTCGGAATGTTGAGAATGACAAACAAGATCAACACCCTTGCTTCGGTAACGGGAGCTTCTGAAGATAGTTGCAGCGGCTCCATCACCGGATTACCCGCCCCAATGCTATCCTGATTCCGGGAATATCCATTAGCCGGAAGTTTAAGGACAACGCATTCAATTGACAATGGATAGTTGACAATGAAAATTTGAAGAAATGAAGTTACAGGAAGAGGAGAAGACAACAACTGCAAAGTAGTCTAGTAGATAGTAGACAGTAGATAGTAGGAATCTGAAAATATGAAATTTACCCTAAATCCCTGAAGGGACTTTTAAACGCCAAATGATTGAAGAAGAAGTTAGGAAAGTTAGAACCCTCAATCACTCAATCCTTCAATCTTTCCGGGGACAAGCGAAGCGCAGGGGTTGGAAATCAGTTGACCCTGTTAATTCAAAATTTCCATAACAGATTGTCTTGGTTCTTGGCTCTTGACTCTTTTGAATAACAGATTGACCTTAGACTTTAGACCTGCTGTTTACTTTCAACTTTACCCCTTAAACTTTCAACCGTAGTTCTCTTTAGACCTTAGGTTTTTATTTCATTACTTCAATCCATTGATCAAAAATACCTCAACAGAGCATTCCTTCAAGAATCCAAAGCAAAAAGAGTTGATGTCTGATTTTTACTATGAGCTTTACATAATTGCGTTACAGCATTTCCTGTTTCAGCAGAAATCGGTGAGCATGTCGATACAAGAGGGAATCAG encodes the following:
- a CDS encoding anhydro-N-acetylmuramic acid kinase, with product MPSLETYTVIGLMSGTSLDGLDMACCEFSEPSPGRYTYNIIAAETVPYTEEWKQRLSTLENAFAYDYVFTNAQLGEYIGEKVHAFIARNDLHPCLIASHGHTIFHQPQHGFSSQIGDGNAILVKTGIPVIYDFRSLDVALGGQGAPLVPVGDQLLFSGYEACLNLGGISNISYNRDGKRVAYDISLCNIPLNYLARQLGKEYDHNGEEARAGVVNPTLFQAMNRQDYFKEQGPKSLGKEWFVDIFRPLLDEYNLPVQDKLRTTVEHIAFQITRDLASLPQGKILITGGGAFNAFLIEQMQQLTHHRLFVPDALLVNYKEALAFAFLGMLRMTNKINTLASVTGASEDSCSGSITGLPAPMLS